The Theobroma cacao cultivar B97-61/B2 chromosome 2, Criollo_cocoa_genome_V2, whole genome shotgun sequence genome includes the window CAATACCAGGGCATTGGTGAAAGCCTTTGGCAACAAGACGTGCTTTGTACCTGGAGCTTGAACCATCGGGATTACGTTTGTTTCGAAAAACCGATTTGCATCCAATGACATTTTGAGAGGACGAAGGAGGAACGAGTTCCCATGTTCCATTTCGAAGAAGTGCTGTAATTTCATCTAACATGGCTTGCCTCCATTCAACCTGTTTAATTACCTGTGTGACACATGTAGGTTCAATAGAATCAAGAAGAGGATGTTTAGTAGATGTTTGATAAAGATGTTTGGGTttgaaaatgttatttttagAGCGAGTAATCATGGTGTGAGATGGAGGTTTTGGAATTGAAGAAGTTGAAAAATGAGGTATTGAAGGTGCGACTGAAGGATGAGTAACATTTGTTCCAAAAGAATTAGAGAGAGGAAGTGAAGAAGAGATATTagttaaaggaaaagaattagTAATAGAGGTACTTGACCCAACAGAAAAAGACAGCAATGAAGCTGTGAGTGGCTACGACAAAGTATGCAACGGAGCTATCGTGGCTGTTATTGCTGATGTTTGAGACATAGTGGTGGATAGGGACGGTTTTTGTGATGGAAAGACATTGACAGGAGGATACCAAGTATGTGCATAGATATTATAAGAATCAGTGGCAAAAGTTTTAGACAAAGGAAATTCAGTTTCAATAAATCGAACATGACAAGAAGTGTATATCTTGTTTGTTGTGATATCCAAACAAGGGTATGCACTTTGATTAAGTGAATAGCCAAGAAAAAGACACGAAGAAGACTTGGGTTCGAGTTTATTGGAATTATATGGTTTCAATAGGGAAAGCACAAACACCCAAAAACTCTTAATTTGTTGTAATTGGGTTTTCTGTGAAACAATTTTTCataaggagaagaaaaattaatgataGGAGTAGGAAGGTGATTGTAAGTAGACAGCTATTTGAAAAGCATAAGACCAATATTTAGAAGGTAGTTTAGCTTGATAAAGAAGAGTTAATCCAGTGTCCACTATGTGTTTATGGCGTCTTTCAGCAGTCCCATTATGTTGAGGTGTGTGAGGTGGTGTTTTGAGGTGTTGAATACCCATTGTGCATAAGAAATCTTTTAAAGCAGTATATTCTCCACCACCATTTGAGTAAACAGAGataatggaatgtttaaaaaaattttcaaccacAGCCTTATATTGACGAAAGATAGAAACACATCAGACTTTAGGCGCAAGGGACATAACCAAACATACTTTGTAAAGTGATCAACAAAGATGACATTATAGTAGAATCCATCAACAGATTGAATAGGAAAAGGTCCCCAAACATCATTGTAGATTAAATCAAGGGGCCCATTGCTTTCTAAGGTTGATTCACCAAAAGGAAGATGTTGGCTTTTATTACATAAACAGGGGTCACATAAAAGGTTTTAGGGCAGAGGTGTTGAAAGTGAAACTAAACCAGAATGAACAAGagatttaattgtttttaaagaTGGATGTCCAAGACACCCATGCCAAATCACTAGAGATGTTGAAGGAGTggtgtcaaaccctgttctataaaataattatgacgtcatttacatgctcaatcaaatgtttgcatatttagaaacttcgagaaatcgttaaaagacgatattgcccctaatagtatcattaagtcgattaagcctcgaactaattcaaataggaattttaaggtgaaattaagagtttcacagttcagggataactcaaaatggtaattcggagttcgagcaTCAATTCGGAGttaaaccgaaattttcactatttatgagcaaaatggtcatttaccactttgggacaaaatgagaatttttaaaagagatttttttttgccccatttaacttattggagtatgatttgagtattggagtataattcgAGGGTTTGgtagtgaaaaagtttaattccggtgatttctggagtgcaggggcaaaatcgtaatttttttcccctggacaaaatttgagattttgagaaaatttagattaaatttgacaaattggataatggtatgagtataagggatgaaaaatatgtctatgggcaatttttcaatttttggggaaaaaatgtaatttttaacttttataagcgcaaaaatgtaaatttcaaaaattactccaccaagactttggataagtctgagaattttatctaagctatggatatgtgggaaaaatgtatggtgaaaatttggaaacaaatggatggctagaatttaagaaattaataaaataatattatattattttagcctttaaaaaggtcaaaatttccagaattctcacCTTCTTcaagctgtccaaaccaggagaaaaaagggggaaaagatataagaaccctagctgaaaattttgagaaaaatcaagagaaatcaagaattcaagcattaaaaaggtaaatttcattgattttccttgtgattttcactacccatgcatttttttctcatttccatgcaaaattagaaagtgcgTATAGACACCCAtactggccaaacctccatggatgagttttgagcttgagttttggttgattttaattgaattaagtgattttagttaggttatattgaaatatagcaaaaataagctagagaaataactttctcccattgaaacccattatgccgaattttctaggggaatattggctgttgatcttgatgtttatttgagaaattataatgaataatgatgaattatgaatctagaaaaataataagaatttTCGAAgtaaaaatacgaatttttacccactaggggtattttcgtaagtTGCTActgggactgataatttacaccacactgagggacattaagtcaatttgggtgcaattgaggtatagaaactgaaaaaattaatttggagtttaaacggatgcgtatatcgatttatcgagtaaaagaccgaaatagacTAACATCGCGTTTTgacaaaatttagacattttgcactttatatcatgcattaatagtataaattagtttattttggtttagtaccaaagtagtaaacctcttaattgtgtAATTTATCAAGGTGACGAATTCTCTGACAAtggcaaagaaatcgcacccgaggagtaatagttggagtacccgaatttagtttttgaaaactgtaagtgaacttattatcgtcttaattatctagagtagttttatacaattgtgtgattttatgaaaaatgggtttaaatggtaaattgctatgttttagaagaaattgtgattttataaaatgattttataaattttctgaaaaatcgaatactggttttgaaaatagaataattggagactgcctacttgtgttgtaaaattatgatttgaattaaatggcttgtgataaattggcatgattggctgaatttatatttgtgttgaaaaatatgaactgtctgttttgccttgataaattgGTTAGTAATGTAATTGTCATGCTATGCCATTGAGATTTGATCAATTGGTGgattaaagattagctactgcagtggtgggaggtttcgtggaccagcctattagaggggcacggtaaactcttttatattctcacctcggtcgtagaggcgcgtagggtatctcctgaggtgggctttttgagtgcacttcacattaaccaccacgtgagagtgagactcagccaatgccaaggaacggctgtgatGTTCAATGAAAAATGCGTTTTATGCGagatatgaatttttaacaaccttggcggtcTGAGTGGGATatcttgacgaaggtacccgcgagaataattttggcaggagcaaagttttgtgagatatataagccatattgattaattgagtaatctgaatattcatattatgaaacatatattggaaaagaatattttaattcgcctccatttactcgcctttagatagtttagatggtatctgtttactcactgggatttttgaatctcatcaccctcaaatccccacatttcaggctcgatatagccggtagatagccgattgcatcaaggacttcagttaacCTTGTATcgacaaaattgtaggttcatagactcgcatcttattggttagttgggggcccacgtgtcattgtaaaagtaattttatactttagttatttgatttaaagtatgtatgaacatatttagcttttacaccatgtttttggcgggttttggtgttttcgaagaaaaatgacgaaaatacccctgtgagccaaaaaataatattttattattttcatttggaaaagacttatgattttttgaaatgcgagatttaataactatcgctcaccggggagatgcggaaactgatgttaagcttTGTAGGGTtgcgatcggcattcggggtaataaGTGCCTATCAGGACGTCGcgacagttgtcacgggcccgatggggagtttcggggCGTGACAAATGGTGCCAGTAGAAAGAGCCActactaaatttttaattgcaCCTTCTGTAGTCAGCCACTCATAGAGATCATGCCAATTCTTTCCGCGAAGTAGAGGTGTCCTCGTACAAAGATCCTTGAcaagaaaataaggaaaaaattcAATAGAGGTTTGATTAGTTCAACAAAATTTAGCAACAGATATTAAGTTTTGTTTAATAAATGGGACACACAAAACATTagataaattgaaaaaggaaggaaagtaAACTGAGCCTGTGTGAGTTATTTTTAAACCTGAACCATCCCCAATTTGAATGTCATCTGGACCCTCATAAGGTTGATGAAGAGAAAGATTAGACATATTCGAGGTAACATGATGAGATGCACCAGAATCGACTATCCATTGAGTAGGAGCTGAGGAAGAAGTGATAACATGATTAGTAAAAAGACGCTGTGATCGAAGCTGAGgaaacaatttaaaacatCTTTTGGCATCATGACTAGGCTTACTGCAAAATTGACAAACAACTGAGTTTGAATTGGAATTATAAGAGTTGGTGGGTTTATATTGTTTATTTGCAGAAATAGGATTGGGAAGTAAACCAGGTGCAGAGGAAGGAGATAAAGACTTAGTAGGACAATATGAGGAAGAAGATGTTTTGGCTAGATTTGTAGTTGGTGGAGTAGGATCAGGATATTGTTTTTCATtatgaagaaagaaagtttCATGATCaatgattttatcaaataattctTTGAATGGAACAACAGTGTCTCGAGTCCTCATGGCAGTGATAAGTTCCTTGTAGGCAAGACCAAGACCACGAGTGGTGTAAACAAGAAGGTCAGCATCACTTGGTGGATCACCAAGAACAGTTAGTTCGTCTGTAATCTGTttaatggaaataaaaaagtcaGTGACAAAAAGAGATCCACGAGTAATTGAAGTAAGCTTGTCCTTGAGATGAATAATATGAGTAGTCAATCTCTTGGAATAGAGACAGGAGAGACGGGTCCAAGCTTCTTGGCTGGTTTTGGTAGAGGAAACAAGTGGAATGACCCCCTCACTTAGAGAGGCAAAGATTGCATGTAAAAGCAGTTGATCTTGACGACGCCATGGAAGATAATCTAGATTTGAAACTGTTTTACCATTCTAAACCACTGTTGTAGAAGGATAGGGAAAGTTGCCATCAAGATACCCAAGAAGATCCAAGCCAAACAAAAAAGCATTAAATTGAGCCTTCCATGAGACATAATTAAGTGACGTGAGTTTGAGAGGCAATTGAGCGATAgcattaattgttattaaattTTTGGTAGGATTGGAAGAATCAGCAACAATTGATGAGCTATCAGTAGACGAATCATAAGCCATTttagtcaaaaaaaaaaaaaaaaaaaaaaaaaaaagctcgTTAGAGATgaggctttgataccatgaCAAGATTgaataatttgaataatttttgttgtaatatattatatatatatatatataaaagtagtACAGGTTTATCTGCATTTTTAAAAGAGTCCTAAATATAAGAAAAGGCTATTACAagataaaatagtaataaaattGTGGAGGTTGTTGTAACAAAAGCATGAGAGATTTGTGGTGAAATTAAATCTGTTGGCAAGGTTGAGTACTTTGACTAACTATTTGATCTTccataatttttgaatttcctaCTGATAGGAGTTTATCTTATGGACATTCTCTAACAAAAACAAACTAAGTTGTATACATGCCATGAAGACATCTTTTTGCTTTGCAATACAAACGTAATTTATatttccaaagaaaaaaactctCATGTTCTGCCACCACCACCTCCACTGCCACCAGAACCAATGCTTGAGCCTTGGCCAGCGCCAGCGCCAGCACCAACACCAACTCTAACTCCAACTCCAACACCAATTCCAATTCCAACTCCGAATCCTCCACCATGACTGCCTACGCCTCGATCACCATTTGCACCACCACCAACTCCAAAACCTCCACCATGACCAGACCCACCACTTAGCCCACCGCCACCACCACTACCTCCTCTTCCTCCTCCTCTTCCACCACCTCCTGCAGCCCCACCTCCTATTCCACCACCTGTTCCAAATTCACCTCCGTGGCCAGAGGCTCCACCTACTCCACCCCCGCCTCCTCTTCCTCCTCCCCCACTTCCACCTCCTTCAGCAGAACCACCAATTCTGCCACTTACCCCTCCTCCAACTCCAAAGCCCCCACCATGGCCTgaaccaccaccaccaccctCCTCCAACTCCAAAGCCCCCACCATGGCCTgaaccaccaccaccaccaccaccaccttcTCATCCTCCTCCTGCCCCTCCTCCAACTCCAACAGCTCCTGCTGCTCCACCACCTAGTCCACCTCTAGCTCCAAAACCTCCACCATGCCTTGAACCACCCCCAACACCTCCACCTCCACCACCACTAAAACCGCCTTCAGCACCAACTCCTACTCCACCTCCTACTCCAAATCCCCCACCATGACCTGAACAACCTCCAAtcccaccaccaccacctcctcCATGTCCACCACCAAACGATGGCCCACGACCACTAAATCGACCACCACAACGCCTTGGACCCCATCTACAATTATCATCTCGAAATCTAACTTTGTCAACCTTGTCATCACCAAAAGCAATTGCACTTATATGAAGCACAATGCAGAATGAAAGGAGAATGAAAGCaaaccatttttcttttttcctatcTGTTTGAGACTGATCTGCTAATCCCTCAGCTTGCTCTCGCTTGTTTAAAAAGTGAGCTTATATAAGGTTCATCCACTAGACAAGTTGCAGTGCCCCACAAGCAGGCAGTAATGGGTGCATTTTTGTGACACGTTGGAGCCGTTGGGGGACTGGCTAGAACATTAATGTCAAAACCAAAGTCAAAGAGACTACTTGAATGGTCAGATAGAGCCGACTGGAGGTCGTCTAGCATCGCAATTGCATACATAATATCTAGGTCTTGTAACTTTTGAGCACAattattcatgttttcagGGTTTTACACCACGACGCCACCATAAATGTTGAAGCAAAAACTCATAAATTATCTGCTAAAAGATAGTTTAAGCATTTTCATAGTTATTATTAGCTACTGATTACTAATAACATcacatctctctctctctctctccaaaaaaaaaaaaaaaaaaaaaaataaatatatatatatatacatatatatcagttttttgttgattctctttgggaagaaatttagccatgcACGCATGCGTGTAGGTGGAAATGCATTGCAAGCAATATCCAGTGATTAAGTATAAGGAGGCCTTGCCCATTCAGATATGTCCAAGTGCCAGCTAGTCAACTCCGCCAACATTTAAAAACTACCAGCATTTATGCAGTCGTACCTAGAATTTAGGTTTTCGCACTGCAAGTGAGTGCACATTGGAATTCAGAAccatttttttccaatttaatTAGTTGATGCAGAGGATGGTGATTGATAATGTGGTGACTTTATCAAAGTTATCAAAATCATACCCGACAATGACTTATTCAAGATTTCGAGTTAATAGTTCAACAATATTTTGAtcattcaatttaattaacattgaaataataaaaaatattttaaatgtttGACTCGTGAAAGCAATATTTAACTCAGTGGNactactctctctctctctctctctctctctctctctctctctctctatatatatatatatatatatatacatatatatcagttttttgttgattctctttgggaagaaatttagccatgcACGCATGCGTGTAGGTGGAAATGCATTGCAAGCAATATCCAGTGATTAAGTATAAGGAGGCCTTGCCCATTCAGATATGTCCAAGTGCCAGCTAGTCAACTCCGCCAACATTTAAAAACTACCAGCATTTATGCAGTCGTACCTAGAATTTAGGTTTTCGCACTGCAAGTGAGTGCACATTGGAATTCAGAAccatttttttccaatttaatTAGTTGATGCAGAGGATGGTGATTGATAATGTGGTGACTTTATCAAAGTTATCAAAATCATACCCGACAATGACTTATTCAAGATTTCGAGTTAATAGTTCAACAATATTTTGAtcattcaatttaattaacattgaaataataaaaaatattttaaatgtttGACTCGTGAAAGCAATATTTAACTCAGTGGACcgaataatatatatatatatatatttccaacGACTCCAAGCATAACTCTGCCTAACAATGACCAATATTAATGAAGTGAAAATGTAGCTTATCATTCATATTTGTCATATGGATGGTATATTGAGTTTTTCCTCAAGTCTGTATTTAACTCAACGTGATTGCTGAGAAGGGGGAAAATCGAATATGCATGGCTGCAAACAATTCTGTGCACCGAGCGAACAAACAGGAGTTTCCTCGGTTGAAATAGTGACATATAAACCAACATAGCAAATAGCAGACAGTTGGTTTTTCTGCTATATATGTATCGACACCCCAAATCTTACATTAAGAATGCATGATGATCCGCaatgaatatttatagatGTGTACAATACTCTTGAGATTTTTTAGATGAAAACGGACAACATGAAGCAAGTTAAATCGAGGAATAAATGAAGCACTACTCTGACTAAGTTATAGAACTCAGGTTGTTTTAAATTCACATAACAAAAAGGATGATCATTTCTGTAATGACAACAATCCCCTAATGCGAAACAAAAAACTGAACCAGTCAAGTATAAGATGAAGGTGCATGGCTCGAGTTAAGCCTTGCCTAATTGTTAGAGCACCGTTAACGATACAATACAATACAATACAATACAGTCTACAGATATATCTTGTCTCCTCCGGCCGAGCCACTGCGGAATCATGAGTTGTGACAGTTCCTCTTCAATCAATCATTTTTGCTTCACGTGCGTTGTCCTACCGCCCGACCACATAGAAGAGCATTCCTTGGGATTGGATATTCATCCCTCCATGATTTTGCAGGGGAGTAGACGCGGAGATAGAATTGCTGGCCTAGGTATTGGCGAGCCCAATTCTCTGATCTTACGTTCCACATCCCCACATTATCCAAAGGCATATAAACTGCAGTCCATGACTTTGGATACACCTGTGTTTACATGGAAGAACTTGAGAATgcttctttatatatatatatatatcttgaCAAGATCCAAACATTGTCAACATTTATAAAATACTGTTTAGAAGTCAGAAGAGAATGCTGAAGAATGATGGTAAAGTTGCATGTTACAAGATAATAGATGAGGAAACTATCTTGACAAGATTCGAAGATTGAGAACAAATTTAAGGTGTTACTTAGCTTCCGAAGAGAATGCTGAAcaatgagaaattaaaaaggTGTGTTACTTGATAATAGATTAGGAGGCTGCAATATCAATTATACTGTTGGCTTCTGCTAGATGGTTTTTTCTTGCGTTTACGTTTTGATGCAAAAGAAGTAAAAACCAATGGAGCCTTACTGAAACTAATAGCTCTTATCTTGAATTTTCGATCCCCTAggtgaaagggaaaaaaaaatccgATAAAGGAAACAGTGgttgttatatatttatagCAAAAAGAAACTGATGGATGCTGTTCCAATTCTATTTTCTAAAGTCACCGAAATGAAATTGCAAGTATAGTTTATGTGCTTTTAAAAGTTAATTTAACATTCCTTACTTTACCTGAACAGTGCAACGCGAAATTGTGTCTCTCAAGTTGTAAGTTAACCTGCTTGCAGGCGTCCACTGACCCCCATCCATCCTGCATGActcaaaatgtaaaaaattataggttcTGTAAAATAGAGATGATCTTACCCCTCACTACAGttcaaaacaagtttgttTGGAGAATATGTCTATTGCATGGATGGAGCAAAATCAGCAGTTCACTGAAGCAAAATCGCAATTATTGAGCTTGACACACTTACCCCACAACAAAGAAGTTGTGACCATCAATGTGCCATGATTGCAGAGTGTCTTCTGGATTCTCAAAAACAATCTCAGTATAACCTCTAAAATCAGCAGCCATGACAGAAGTTTGGAGGTAAGCGCCACCTCCAGTCGGACCAACTGGAATGCTTCCAAGGGAAAATACTCCAGAGATGTTGAAGTAGTCAGCAAGTTTAAGTGGGGTGTCAGCTGGGATGAAGGAAACACTGTTGACAGCATACCTCTGCTTGCCATTGATAATAGAAGCAGAGCTTGCAAGTCTAATTGTACGTGTGGTGTTGATCAGTCCATAGTGGTATGAGCCTTGAGGATTCGGTCTTGGTCCACTAGCTGTGAGGTTCCGCCTAGTTTGATATATGCCATAACAAAATTAATGAGAACTTCTGATCACTGATCAGCTTAAACAAGTACTAATAG containing:
- the LOC108660732 gene encoding glycine-rich cell wall structural protein 1-like is translated as MVGALELEEGGGGGSGHGGGFGVGGGVSGRIGGSAEGGGSGGGGRGGGGGVGGASGHGGEFGTGGGIGGGAAGGGGRGGGRGGSGGGGGLSGGSGHGGGFGVGGGANGDRGVGSHGGGFGVGIGIGVGVGVRVGVGAGAGAGQGSSIGSGGSGGGGGRT
- the LOC108660733 gene encoding glycine-rich cell wall structural protein 1-like; amino-acid sequence: MNNCAQKLQDLDIMYAIAMLDDLQSALSDHSSSLFDFGFDINVLASPPTAPTCHKNAPITACFAIAFGDDKVDKVRFRDDNCRWGPRRCGGRFSGRGPSFGGGHGGGGGGGIGGCSGHGGGFGVGGGVGVGAEGGFSGGGGGGVGGGSRHGGGFGARGGLGGGAAGAVGVGGGAGGG